A stretch of DNA from Streptomyces xanthii:
GAGGGCCACTCGGCGAAGACGGCCGGGGCGCCGGCCGTCTCCCAGACCTCGGTGGTCGGGAAGCCCGTCCGCGCGAGCTGCCCGGCGAGCCAGTCGGCGCTGCGCCGGACGTCCGGTGCGTGGTCGGGCTGGGCGGACACGGAGGGGATCCGCAGCCAGGCGGCGAGGTCGTCGAGGAAGGCCTCGCGGTGGTCCTGGATGTACGCACGGACTGTGCTGACGGCGCTGTCAACGGGCTTGCTCATGGCCACGAGCCTAATCCCCCACCCGAGTGCGCTCGTCGGGCGGCTCCTCGACGGCCTGCGGTTCCTGGGTGAGGAGCCGCTCCAGCTCGGCCCGGCCGGGCAGCCGCCGCGGCCGTACGGTCTCCCCGCTGCGCACGTACAGGAAGGCGGCGTCGACCGCCTCCAGGGGCACGCCCTGCTGCTCGGCCCACGCGAGCCGGTAGACGGCGAGCTGCAGCGGGTCCCCGTTCTGCCGGTGGCCGGTCTTCCAGTCGACGATCTCGTACGTGGCCGTCTCGCCGTCGCCCGTCTTGTAGACGGCGTCGATGCGGCCCCGGACGACGCGGCCCGCGACGGCCAGCTGGAAGGGCAGCTCGACCCGGTAGGGCGTGCGGTGCGCGTACGGGGTGCGCTCGAAGGCGTCCTTGAGCGTCTCCAGGTCGCGCTCGTCGGCGATCTCGGCGTCGCTGCCGGGCAGCTCCTCCGGCTCGATCATGGGCAGCCGCAGTGCTTCGAAGCGGGACTCGATCCAGGCGTGGAAGCGGGTGCCCCGGCGCGCGGCCGGCTGGGGCGGGTGCGGCATCGGGCGGGCCAGCTCCTGGGCGAAGGCGTCCGGGTCGGCCGCCATGCGCATCAGCTGGGATGCGGTGAGGGAGTGCGGCACGGGTACCTCGCGCACGCCGGCGCGGGCGCGCAGCAGCTCGCCGGCGAGGGCGTCGAGGTCGCGGTCCCAGGAGGCGATCGTGCGGGCCTCCTCCGGGGTGAGCTCGAGCTCCGGGGCGGCGGCGGGGTGCGGCACCACGGGGGCGTGCCGGGCGGGCACGCGCGTGGGCGTGGCCGGGTCCGGGTGGGGCGTGGGGTGCGGGAGCGCGGGCCGTTCGGCGGTCAGGCTGTCCCAGTCGATCGCGTCGTCGGTGTCGTCGGCGTCGTCATCGAACGGGAACGCCTCGTCCTCGTAGGGCGGCAGGGCGTCGTCGAGCTCGTCGTCGGCGGGCGGGGGCGGCCAGTCCGGGTCCTCGAAGGGCGGCTCCTCCTCGCCGGCGGAGTGCGCGCCCTGTGAGGCCGTGGCGCGCTCCAGGTGGGCGAGGACCGTGTCGGCCGCGGCCCGGCGGCGGGCCAGGGACGCGTCGTCCAGCGGCAGCGGCCAGGCGTGCTCGCTCGCCGCCTCCTGGAGGGCCGGGTTCTCCTCGTCGTCGGCCGGCTCGTCCGCCCAGGCCTCGATCTCGCCGTACCCGGCGGCGCAGTGGTCGTACAGGGCGTGGAGGAAGTCGGAGGGGCCGCGCTTGCGCTTCTGGGAGGGGCCCCACCAGTGCCCGGAGCCGAGGAGCAGCGAGCGGGGGCGGGTGAACGTGACGTATCCGAGGCGCAGTTCCTCGATGTGCTGGTGGTCCTTCATGTCGGCGTGGAAGGCCTTCATGCCCTTGGCGTCCCACGTCTCGATGTCGGGCAGCGTGGCGGCGTCGCCGCGCAGCGCATGGGGCAGGACGCGGCCCTGGGCGGTCCACTTCTCGCGGCCCTGGCCGCTGGGGAAGGTGCCGTTGACGAGGCCGGGGACGACGACCACGTCCCATTCGAGGCCCTTCGACTTGTGGGCGGTGAGGACCTTCACCGTGTTCTCGCCGCCCGGCAGCGCGTTGTCGAGGCCCTTCTCGTACTGGGCGGCGGTGCGCAGGAAGCCGAGGAAGGCGAGCAGGGTCGCGGAGCCGTCGTCGGCGGCGAAGGAGGCGGCGACGTCCAGGAAGTTCGACAGCGTCTCGCGGCGGCGGGCCGCCAGGGCGTGCGGGGACGCGGAGAGTTCGACCTCCAGTCCGGTGACGGCCAGGACGCGGTGCAGGACGTCCATGAGCGGGTCGGACAGTGAGCGGCGCAGGTCGCGCAGTTCGGCGGCGAGGCGGGCGAAGCGCACGCGCGCGTCGGCGGAGAACGGCAGCCCGTCGTCGTCCCCGTCGGCCTCCGCGGAGGTCTCCAGGAACGTGTCGAGCGCGTCCGCCAGCGATATCACCTCGGAGGGGTCGACCCCCTCGACGGCCTCGGCGAGGCGGCGGTCCGGGTCGTCCTCGGCGCCTGCGCGCGAGTGGGAGACCAGGAGGCGGGCCCGGCGGCCCAGGAGGGCGAGGTCGCGGGGGCCGATCCGCCAGCGGGGGCCGGTCAGCAGGCGGACCAGCGACGCGTTCGCCCCCGGGTCCTGGAGGACCTCGCAGACGGCGACGAGGTCAGCGACCTCGGGCAGGTGGAGGAGGCCGGAGAGGCCGACGACCTCGACGGGGATGTCGCGGGCGACGAGCGCGCCCTGGATCTCGGCGAAGTCGGACGCGGTACGGCACAGGACAGCGATGTCGCCCGGCTCCTTGTCGGCGCGCACGAGCCGGTCGACGGAGTCGGCGATCCAGTCGATCTCCTCCTGGTGCGTGCGCAGCAGGGCGCAGTGCACGGCGCCCGCGCCCTCGGCGTCGGGTGCCGGGCGCAGGGCCTCCACGCCCGCGTGCATGGCGCGCAGCGGCTCGGCCAGACCGTTCGCCAGGTCGAGGAGGCGGCCGCCGCTGCGGCGGTTCTCGCTCAGGGCGAAGCGGGTGGCCGGGCTGCCGTCGGCGTACGCGAAGTGCTGCGGGAAGTCGTCGAGGTTGGCGACAGAGGCGCCGCGCCAGCCGTAGATGGCCTGGCAGGGGTCGCCGACGGCGGTGACGGCGTGGCCGGTGCCGCCGCCGAACAGTCCGGCGAGCAGCAGCCGCTGGGCGACCGAGGTGTCCTGGTACTCGTCCAGGAGCACGACGCGGAACTCGTCGCGGAGGATCTCGCCGACCTCGGGGCGGGTGCCGGCGAGGGTCGCGGACAGGGCGATCTGGTCGCCGAAGTCGAGGACGTCACGGGCGCGCTTGGCCGCCCTGTAGTGGCCGACGAGCTCGGCCAGCTCCAGGCGGGCGGCGGCGGCCTCGGGGACCTTGCGCAGGTCCCCGTTGGTCAGCTTGACGTCTTCCAGGGAGCGCAGGAGCTCCCGGTCGTGGGCGCGCAGCCGCTCGGGGGTGACGAGGTGCTCGGCCAGCTCTCCGTCCAGGGCGAGCAGATCGCTGACGAGGTCGGCGAAGGAGCGGGTGAGGGCGGGGTACGGGCCCGGCGCCTCGCGCAGCACGCGCGCGGCGAGCTGGAAGCGGGTCGCGTCGGCGAGCAGCCGTGTGGTCGGCTCCAGCCCGATGCGCAGGCCGTGGTCGGTCAGGAGGCGGCCGGCGAACGCGTGGTAGGTGGAGATCACGGGCTCGCCCGGAGGGTTGTCCGGGTCGATGACGTCCGGGTCGGTGACGCCCGCCTTGATCAGTGCCTTGCGGACGCGCTCGGCGAGCTCGCCCGCCGCCTTGTTCGTGAACGTGAGGCCGAGGACCTGCTCGGGCGCGACCTGCCCGGTGCCGACCAGCCAGACCACGCGCGCGGCCATCACCGTCGTCTTGCCGGAACCGGCTCCGGCCACGATCACCTGCGGGGCCGGCGGCGCCGTGATGCAGGCCGTCTGCTCCGGGGTGAAAGGGATGCCGAGCAGCTCCTTGAGCTGCTCGGGATCGGTGAGGCGTGTGGTCACCTCATCGAGGCTAACGGGCCCCACTGACAGCCCCGGGCCGTCGGGGCACGGCCGAGGCGCACGTCACTCGACGACGTGGCGGCCTTCGGGGCGCGCGCTGCACGAGGCGCGGAACGAGCAGTGCGTGCAGTGCTGTCCGGTGGTGGGGGCGAAGCGCTCGTCGAGGACCTTGCCGGCGGCGGTGGCGAGGAGGTCGCCGACCCACTCCCCTTCCAGCGGCTCTTGCGCCTGCACCTTGGGGCGCGTCTCGCCGCCGTCCTTCTTCGCCGCGCCCTGGCGCAGCTGCACCAGTTCGGCCCCTCCCGGCCGGGGGCGTACCCCGTCGAAGGCCTCGTCGACGGCGCCCTCGCGGACGGCCAGCTGGTACACGGCGAGCTGGGGGTGGCGGGCGACCTCGGCGGCGCTGGGCGCGGCCTTCCCCGTCTTGAAGTCGACCACGTAGGCGCGCCCGTCGGCGTCCTCTTCCACGCGGTCCATGGAGCCGCGGATGCGTACTTCGTAGGAGCCCGCTTCGAGCGTCACGTCGAAGTCGTGCTCGCTGGCGACCGGGGTGCGGCCGCCGCGGTCGGTGACGTGCCACTGGAGGAAGCGCTCGAGCGCCACGCGCGCGTTCTGCTTCTCCTGCTCCGACTTCCAGGGCGCGTCGAACGCGAGGGCGTCCCAGACGGAGTCGAGGCGCTCCATGAGGACGGCGAGATCGGCCGGGGTGCGTCCGGAGGCGACCTCGTCGGCCAGGAC
This window harbors:
- a CDS encoding ATP-dependent DNA helicase, translating into MTTRLTDPEQLKELLGIPFTPEQTACITAPPAPQVIVAGAGSGKTTVMAARVVWLVGTGQVAPEQVLGLTFTNKAAGELAERVRKALIKAGVTDPDVIDPDNPPGEPVISTYHAFAGRLLTDHGLRIGLEPTTRLLADATRFQLAARVLREAPGPYPALTRSFADLVSDLLALDGELAEHLVTPERLRAHDRELLRSLEDVKLTNGDLRKVPEAAAARLELAELVGHYRAAKRARDVLDFGDQIALSATLAGTRPEVGEILRDEFRVVLLDEYQDTSVAQRLLLAGLFGGGTGHAVTAVGDPCQAIYGWRGASVANLDDFPQHFAYADGSPATRFALSENRRSGGRLLDLANGLAEPLRAMHAGVEALRPAPDAEGAGAVHCALLRTHQEEIDWIADSVDRLVRADKEPGDIAVLCRTASDFAEIQGALVARDIPVEVVGLSGLLHLPEVADLVAVCEVLQDPGANASLVRLLTGPRWRIGPRDLALLGRRARLLVSHSRAGAEDDPDRRLAEAVEGVDPSEVISLADALDTFLETSAEADGDDDGLPFSADARVRFARLAAELRDLRRSLSDPLMDVLHRVLAVTGLEVELSASPHALAARRRETLSNFLDVAASFAADDGSATLLAFLGFLRTAAQYEKGLDNALPGGENTVKVLTAHKSKGLEWDVVVVPGLVNGTFPSGQGREKWTAQGRVLPHALRGDAATLPDIETWDAKGMKAFHADMKDHQHIEELRLGYVTFTRPRSLLLGSGHWWGPSQKRKRGPSDFLHALYDHCAAGYGEIEAWADEPADDEENPALQEAASEHAWPLPLDDASLARRRAAADTVLAHLERATASQGAHSAGEEEPPFEDPDWPPPPADDELDDALPPYEDEAFPFDDDADDTDDAIDWDSLTAERPALPHPTPHPDPATPTRVPARHAPVVPHPAAAPELELTPEEARTIASWDRDLDALAGELLRARAGVREVPVPHSLTASQLMRMAADPDAFAQELARPMPHPPQPAARRGTRFHAWIESRFEALRLPMIEPEELPGSDAEIADERDLETLKDAFERTPYAHRTPYRVELPFQLAVAGRVVRGRIDAVYKTGDGETATYEIVDWKTGHRQNGDPLQLAVYRLAWAEQQGVPLEAVDAAFLYVRSGETVRPRRLPGRAELERLLTQEPQAVEEPPDERTRVGD